A region of Thermoplasmata archaeon DNA encodes the following proteins:
- a CDS encoding ubiquitin-conjugating enzyme E2 — protein MPLPIEVLRQRLYNEILTCKKELRHILSVSDSSLSNFPIEIDLTFVKTPGPFLWEGKVTTRYTHKVKIIITAQYPYQKPIVRWLSPIFHPNIMPPHEGGYVCTKLFDTWTPQSTLLMFIKGLETLLSNPNPGNPLGSEACQKAAEYFEKHPYKPPVIVEKTKTEHAPKIVGGAEDGEGKA, from the coding sequence GTGCCGCTTCCTATCGAAGTATTGAGGCAAAGATTGTATAATGAAATCCTTACGTGCAAGAAAGAGCTAAGGCACATACTCTCTGTTTCAGACAGTAGCTTATCCAACTTTCCGATAGAAATAGACCTCACATTTGTGAAAACGCCTGGACCATTTCTCTGGGAAGGTAAAGTGACTACTAGATATACCCACAAAGTGAAAATTATTATTACGGCTCAGTATCCATATCAGAAGCCGATTGTAAGATGGCTCAGTCCGATATTTCATCCGAATATAATGCCCCCACATGAAGGAGGCTATGTCTGTACCAAGCTGTTCGACACATGGACCCCACAGTCTACGCTCTTAATGTTCATAAAGGGACTTGAGACACTTCTTTCAAATCCTAACCCAGGCAATCCTCTTGGTAGTGAGGCATGCCAGAAGGCCGCAGAGTATTTTGAAAAGCATCCGTACAAACCTCCAGTAATTGTAGAGAAGACAAAGACAGAACATGCTCCAAAGATAGTTGGAGGAGCAGAAGATGGCGAGGGAAAAGCCTAA
- a CDS encoding DUF835 domain-containing protein, which translates to MTPETSETTKCPYCGKNIPKDSTICPSCGKELFEEVFLCPKCNGEVGELDEVCPHCGARFASSKPTSFLETGGSYIAEDENLAYRLFKDLLDAGFAGLCLTKSNPRKIRKRYNVNIEEIYWLTSTLTKEKTLDPQRLEFEMTYIIGEFVKNNSKPAIILDAIGLLITANGFEKVIDFVKGVVDMVSVNNGVFIVHVSPIVLSKKEIETLKQYLEVIDYKKAGISEPKGEEEEEEELVESEETKKESFELIMQKFRLLSSEAEKEETVKKKKVVEEMSIRVKVRDAETGASLDMELEPDNTIDEIIESVGTYWEKNIGVYVLRKGKRILRGETKVEEADIRDGDLMELIPDPEGGC; encoded by the coding sequence ATGACACCCGAAACTTCAGAAACCACGAAGTGTCCTTATTGCGGTAAAAATATTCCAAAGGACTCTACTATTTGTCCCTCTTGCGGAAAGGAACTATTTGAAGAGGTGTTTCTCTGCCCCAAATGCAACGGAGAGGTTGGAGAACTAGATGAAGTCTGTCCTCACTGTGGTGCTAGATTTGCTTCCTCGAAACCCACAAGCTTTTTGGAGACGGGTGGAAGTTACATCGCAGAGGATGAAAATCTTGCCTATAGGTTGTTCAAGGACTTACTAGATGCTGGATTTGCAGGATTATGTCTCACAAAAAGCAATCCTAGAAAGATTAGAAAGAGGTACAATGTAAACATTGAGGAAATATACTGGCTTACATCAACATTGACCAAGGAAAAGACCTTGGACCCGCAGCGATTGGAGTTTGAGATGACTTACATCATCGGTGAATTTGTTAAAAACAATTCAAAACCAGCAATCATTCTGGATGCAATCGGACTTCTCATAACAGCCAACGGTTTTGAAAAGGTGATTGATTTTGTGAAAGGTGTAGTTGACATGGTTTCAGTGAACAATGGTGTGTTCATTGTCCATGTTTCACCGATTGTCCTGAGCAAGAAGGAAATTGAGACATTGAAACAATACCTGGAGGTTATAGATTATAAAAAAGCCGGAATAAGTGAACCCAAAGGTGAGGAGGAAGAGGAGGAAGAACTTGTGGAATCTGAAGAGACAAAAAAAGAGAGTTTTGAACTCATCATGCAAAAATTCCGATTACTTTCAAGTGAGGCAGAAAAAGAAGAAACTGTAAAAAAGAAAAAGGTGGTGGAAGAAATGTCGATAAGAGTGAAAGTGCGTGATGCTGAGACAGGTGCTTCGCTGGACATGGAACTTGAGCCGGACAACACAATAGACGAGATCATAGAAAGTGTGGGAACCTACTGGGAAAAGAACATTGGTGTGTATGTGCTCCGCAAGGGAAAGCGCATACTTCGTGGTGAGACCAAGGTGGAGGAAGCAGATATAAGAGACGGGGACTTAATGGAGCTTATACCTGACCCAGAAGGCGGATGTTGA